Below is a genomic region from Caballeronia sp. SBC1.
GATCGTGTCGATCGAGGAAACGCTTCCGGCGCGGCCCGAGGCCCGCGACGAACTGCGCGACCTGTTCACACGCCACGGTTTCAAGACCTGGCTGCGGGAAGTGGAAATTGCGGATGCGGTGGAAGGTCCCGAGGACACGCCAACGCCACCCGCGCCGGCCACCGAAATGGAGCGGCATTACGACACCGTGCAGACATGGGAGCAATTCGACGAATGGCTCGCGCGCATCAACGCCGCCGAGCTGACTTCCTTCGATACCGAAACGACCGCGCTCGACCCCATGCTCGCGCAACTCGTCGGGTTGTCTGTGTCGGTTGAGCCGGGGCATGCGGCTTATATTCCGGTCGCGCATCGCGGGCCGGACGCGCCGCTGCAACTGCCGCGCGATGAAGTCCTGCAAAAGCTTAAATCGTGGCTGGAAGATCCGTCGAAGAAGAAGGTCGGTCAGCATCTGAAATACGATGAGCAAGTGCTGGCGAACTACGGCATTGAATTGAACGGCGTCGAGCATGACACGCTGTTGCAATCGTATGTGCTGGAGTCGCACCGGCCCCACGACATGGACAATCTCGCGCTGCGGCATCTGGGCGCGAAGACCATCAAGTATGAAGAGGTGGCGGGCAAGGGCGCTTCGCAGATCGGCTTCGACGAAGTGGCGCTGGACCAGGCCGCGCCCTACGCAGCGGAAGACGCGGACATCACATTGCGGCTGCATCAAGCGCTTTATCCGCAACTCGCCGATGAAGCGCAATTGCTGAAGGTGTATCGCGACATTGAAATGCCGACGTCACGCGTGTTGCGCAAGATGGAGCGTAATGGCGTGCTGATCGACGGCGAATTGCTGCGCGTGCAAAGCGGCCAGATCGCCACGCGTCTGATTCAGTTGGAAGCCGAGGCGTACATGCTCGCGGGCGGCGAATTCAATCTGGGTTCGCCGAAACAGATCGGCCAGATTTTCTTCGAGAAGCTGCAATTGCCGGTGGTCAAGAAAACCCCGAGCGGCGCGCCTTCCACCGACGAAGAAGTGCTGCAGAAGCTCGCCGAAGATTATCCGTTGCCGAAGATCCTGTTGGAGCATCGTGGCTTGTCGAAGCTGAAGTCTACTTACACGGACAAGCTGCCGCGCATGGTCAACGCCAAGACCGGCCGTGTGCATACGAACTATGCGCAGGCGGTGGCAGTGACGGGGCGGCTCTCGTCGAATGAGCCGAACCTGCAGAATATTCCGGTGCGTACGGGCGAAGGCCGGCGGATTCGTGAGGCGTTCATTGCGCCGCCGGGCAGCAAGATTGTGTCGGCGGATTACTCGCAGATCGAGTTGCGGATCATGGCGCATATCTCCGGCGATCCGTCGCTGATGCGCTCGTTCGCCGAAGGCGAGGACGTGCATCGGGCGACCGCGGCGGAGATTTTCAGCGTCACGCCTATTGAGGTGTCGAGCGATCAGCGGCGCATTGCGAAGGTCATCAACTTCGGCTTGATCTACGGCATGAGCGCGTTCGGGCTGGCATCGAATATCGGCATTTCGCGCGATGCGGCGAAGCTTTATATCGACCGCTATTTCCTGCGCTATCCGGGTGTCGCCAACTACATGGAAGAAACGCGTACGAAGGCGAAGCGCGATGGTTTTGTCGAGACCGTGTTCGGACGGCGCTTGTGGCTGCCCGAGATCAACGGTGGCAGCGGACCGCGCCGGCAAGGTGCCGAGCGTGCAGCGATCAACGCGCCCATGCAAGGCACGGCGGCGGACCTCATCAAGCTTTCAATGATCGCCGTGCAGGATTGGCTGGAAGCATCGAAGAGTCAGACCAAGATGATCATGCAGGTCCACGACGAACTCGTGCTCGAAGTGCCCGAAGCCGAGTTGCCTGAAGTCCGCAAGCGCCTGCCGGAGTTGATGTGCGGCGTTGCCAAACTGAAGGTGCCGCTGGTGGCGGAAGTCGGGGTGGGCAATAACTGGGAAGAAGCCCACTGAGGGCCCACTGAGGCGATTGAGCGTGCCGGGTGGCCCAAGCAGCTAGTTTTGAATGATGTCATAGGGGAGTCTGAATGCATCGTTTCATCATCGTCGGCGGCGGAGCGGGCGGGCTTGAACTGGCCACGCGTCTTGGTGACAAGTTCGGCAGCGCAGACAGCAAACGCACGCCGCGTGCGCAAGTCACGCTGATCGACCGCAATTCCACGCATATCTGGAAACCGTTGCTGCACGAGGTCGCGGCCGGCAGCATGGACCCGTTCTCGCAGGAATTGCCGTATGCGGCGCAGGCGCGCTGGCATGGTTTCGAGTTCCAGCAGGGCGATTTGCTTGGCATCGACCGGACAGCCAAACGTGTCACGCTCGCCCCCCTTCTCGACGACGAAGCCGGTGAGTTGATGCCGCAGCGTGATCTGGAGTACGACACGTTGATTGTGGCGATCGGCAGCACGACGGCCTTTTTCGGCGTCCAGGGCGCGCAGGAAAATTCGCTCGCCCTCGATACCGTCGATCAGGCCGAGTTGTTCCGCAAACGGCTGATCGCGGCGTGTATTCGAGCGGAGTATCGGGCGCCGGAGGCGGAAGCAACCAGCGCCTCAGGCGCTTCCAATGCCGGGGCAAGGCAGCCACGGATCCAGGTGGCGATTGTCGGCGGCGGGGCGACGGGCGTGGAGTTATCGGCGGAACTGCGCAACACGGCGCAAGTACTGCACGCTTACGGGCTGCACAAGCTCGATCCGAAACACGATATCGGAATCGTACTGATCGAAGCCGGGCCGCGCATTCTGCCCGCGTTGCCCGAGCGCGTATCCACCGCGACCGCCGACTTGCTGGACAAGCTCGGCGTCGCGCTGATGACCGGCGAGACGGTGGCCGAAGTGTCGCGCGGCTCCATTCGCACGGCAAGCGGCAAGACTATTGCTGCCGATCTCACCGTCTGGGCGGCCGGTATTCGCGCGCCGGGCGTGCTCGCGAAACTCGACGGCTTGGCCACCAACCGGCTCGGCCAGTTGATTGTGCGCCGCACGCTACAAACCGAAACCGACGACAACATTTTCGCTCTCGGCGATTGCGCCGCGTGTCCGTGGCCCGGCGGCGAGAAAGAAGGGCGCAACGTGCCACCGCGTGCGCAAGCCGCGCATCAGCAGGCAAGTTTTCTGCTGAAGTCGCTGGAACGCCGGCTTGAGGACAAGCCGTTGCCCGACTACACGTATCGAGACTTTGGATCGCTTGTGTCGCTCGGGCATTTCAGCGCGGTCGGGAGCCTGATGGGTGGGCTGATCGGCGGCAATATGCTGATTGAAGGGCTGTTCGCGCGATTCATGTATCAATCGCTGTACCGCATGCATATTGCGGCGCTGCACGGCTGGGCGCGCATGGCGCTTGATACTGTCGCTCATTGGTTGCGGCGCTCCACTGCGCCACGCGTCAAGCTGCATTGAAGCTGTTTGGATAGAATGGGCAGCCGGCTTTGAGACGCTTTGTGCGCTTCAGAGTGGTTAAAGTAGTCGCAATGCTTTGTGCGCAGTTATCGTGAAGTCGTTGCCGTGCTTTCGGCTTGGCGGCCGGTAGCGCGGCTTATCCGTACCGGACGTCTGGTTCACTGGCATCTCATGCCAGTGATCGACCAGTGGTCCTTCGCGGCCCATGCCGCTGGAGCTTTGCATGCTTACGCCTGATATCGATAGCCTCGTTCCCCATGTCCCGTTCAACCGGCGCACGTTTATCAAGGCCGCGGTCGGCAGCGGTTTTGCCGCTTGCGTGATGCCGGTCTCCGCGCAAACCATCATTACCGATAGCGACGGTCTGGAAGCCGGCCCGGTTGGGTTCAAGGCCGCCGACGGCACGCTCGTGCCCGCGTATCGTGCGCAGCCCAAAGGTAAGACGCACTTGCCGGTGATCATCGTGATTCACGAGATTTTCGGCGTGCACGAGCATATTGCCGATGTCTGCCGGCGCTTCGCCAAACTTGGTTATCTGGCTGTTGCGCCCGATCTTTATGTACGCGAAGGCGACGCGTCGAAATTCACGTCGATGCAGCAGTTGAACGAGCAGCTTGTCTCCAAGGTGCCAGACGACCAGGTGCTCTCCGATATCGACTCGACCGTTGCCTGGGCGGGCGAACATGGCGGCGATTTGCATCGGCTTGGGATTACGGGCTTTTGCTGGGGTGGCCGGATCACGTGGCTTTATGCCGAGCGCAATCCGCAGCTTAAAGCGGCGGTGGTTTGGTACGGGCGCGTAGTGGGACCCAAGACGGCGAACAATCCGGCGAATCCGCTCGACCTCGCGTCAAACTTGAAGGCGCCGGTACTTGGCCTTTTCGGCAAGCTGGATCAAAGCATTCCGCAGGACTCGCTCGAGCAGATGAAGCAGGCGATTGCGTCGGGGCCGGCGGTCGCGCGCGGCTCACAGATCGTGGTTTATGACGACGCGCCGCATGCGTTTTTCGCGGATTATCGGCCGAGTTACCGGAAAGCCGATGCGGAAGATGGCTGGAAGCGCGCGCTGGCGTGGTTCAGGGAGCACGGCGTGAAATGAGGGGCAAGGGCGGCGACGCTGTCGCCGCGGTTTTGTCGTTTCCAACTGCCGAACGCCGAACGCCGAACGTGGCCGCTCTGCTTTGCTAACGCGGGGCTCTTGTCTCTTGCTATGGGCGGCTTGGGCGGCCGCCCATCCACGTACCCGTTCTTGCATCAGTTCCCGGCGAAGCAAAAATCTCAAGCCGCCGGCCCCGTAGCCACCGGCCGCGATGCGTCAGCACACCATTCACTCCACGATCCCCCATAAAGCGCCGCGCCATGCAGGCCGGCAATCTCCATCGCCAGGGCGTTATGGCAGGCTGTCACGCCCGAGCCACATTGCAGCACCACCCGATCCGGCGATGTCGCCCCAAGCAGCCCGCTAAATGCCTCGCGCAGTTCGTGCGCGGTTTTAAAGCGGCCATCGGCGCTCAGGTTGTCCTTGAAAAAGCGGTTCAGCGCACCCGGAATATGGCCGCCGACCGGATCGAGCGTCTCGTTCTCTCCGCGATACCGGTCCGCCGAGCGGGCATCGATCAGCACACGCTCGTGCGTGGCCAGGTTGCGTACGACAGCGTCGACGTCGAACGTGACGGCCAGGGGCGCGCCGGCCTTGAACGTGCCTTCGGACTCGGCCGGGGTCGCGGTATCGAGGGGCTGGCCGGCCGCTTGCCATGCGTTGAGGCCGCCGTCGAGCAGTGCGACGGAATCATGGCCGAGCCAGCGCAACAGCCACCAGAGACGTGCCGCGTACATGCCGCCCTGAGCGTCGTAGGTGATGACTTGCTGGCCTTCCTTCAGGCCCAGGCGCTTGAGCGTGGCGACCAGCGCCGCACGTTCCGGCAACGGATGGCGGCCGTTCTTGCCTGTCTTGGCGCCCGACAAATCTCGGTCGAGATGCAGATAATGCGCGCCCGGGATATGTCCTGCTGCGTAAGCGGCTTGCCCGGCTTCGGGCGCGGCGAGGTCGAAGCGGCAATCGACGATAAGCGCGCTACCGGGCGCGGCGGCGAGTCGTTCGGCGAGATTGGTCGCGGAAATAAGCGTGGTGTGGTGCGTGTGCGGCATGACAGCTCCCGGAGCGAACGCGCGGCTTGGTGGGCCGAGGGACGGCGCGTTACGGTAGTTAAGTTTCAAGTCTAAACAAAAACTACAAAGGATTGAGCACATCGTTGATGTTTGTCTTTGCTGGTCAGGCGGAAGAGCTTGCGCTCGGGCTTAGTCCACTCGGCAAGCGTTGGGGTGAGCGTTGGGGTATTACGAAAAATCGTCGCTGAATTAGGATGTTTCGTGTATCGAGTCCCGCTCTTTGCCGCCAGTATCAATCACCGCGCAACTGTTCAGGCATGCGCAATCCATATGCGTAACTTGTTCGACACCGGGCTCGCTCCGAGTCGAGCGTGCTACCTACGTTACGTAACTAGCCGAAAACCCCAGGATTGCGAATGGCGACAAAATCACCCGATGCTCCCGTCCCGCCCGTTATAAACTCCGGCTCAATGAGCAACCACGAACAATTCCACGTCGTCTACGACGGCCCAGCGCTCGACGAGCACCGGATGAATATCCGCGACCTTGCGCCCGCGCTCGTCGCCATCGCCGATCTGTTCTCGGCGGCCAACACAGAACTCAACGGCAATTCCGCAGATGTCCGCGTCGAGGTCAAGGGCAACTTCAAGTCGGGCTCGTTCCAGATCGAATTGATCTTCACGCAGGCGCTGCTTGTTCAATTGCGCGACATGTTTGCCAGTTCGACCGCGACCGCGGTGTCCAATGCTTCGGCCATCCTGGCGGTAGTGGGTCTTGTTGGTGGCGGCGGACTGATCGGTTTTCTCCGGCAATTGCGCGGTCGGCGCCCCGAACATATCGAAGATAATGGCGAATCCGTCAGCGTCTGGATGGCGGAAACTGAAGTGGTGGAGGTATCGAGGCCGGTTTTCCGGCTTTATAAAACGAGGGCCGTGCGCGTTTTCTTGCAAAAGGCACTGTCTCCGCTCGAACTCGACGGCGTCACGAGCTTCGGTGTGGTCCGAGGAAACGATATCGACCTGGATATCGACAGCGTGGAACTGGCGGCGTTTGCCTTTGCGGACGAGCAGGAGGATGTGGTCTCAGATTCCACCTCGAGAAAAATGCTGCTGATCGAGTCGGTGACGTTTAAAGACCAGAACAAATGGCGTGTACACGATGGCCAGTCGGCGTTTTTTACGGCCATGGACGACGGTGAATTCCTGAATAAAGTCAACGCAGGGGAGCGCTTCGGAAAGGGTGACGTGCTCGTGGTTGACCTTCAACAAATCCAGACCGTCGCCAACGGCACGCTACGCACTGAGTTCCGCATCCTCAAGGTCCACGAGCATCGCGCACCCTTGCAGGCCGCGTTGATCTAGGCGTAATCCGAAAAAAAACCCATCGATCCGATGGGTTTTTTTCATAGCCTGTGTTGTTGACCGGAGACGCCCGCCCCCTCAAATATCGCCCAACTGCCGCCGCAAGAACTCATGAAAATGCTGCATCCCTGACTCCATCGGGCTCTGGTACGGCCCGACTTGCGACTCGCCGCGATTCATCAGCGCGCGCCTTCCGGCGTCCATGCGCTCGGCGATCTCGTCGTCCTCGCGCGCCGTTTCCATATACGCCGCCCGTTCCGCCTCGATGAAGTCACGCTCGAACAGCGCGATTTCCTCGGGATAATAGAACTCGACAATATTCGTCGTCTTCTGAGGACCCTGCGGAATCAGCCACGACACCACGAGCACATGCGGATACCACTCGATCATGATGCCGGGGTAATACACCATCCATATAGCACCGAATTCGGGCGGTTTCCCGTCTCGGAAGCGCAGCACTTCGTCGTGCCACTTACGGTACGTGGGGCTACCCGGCTTTTCCAGGTTCTTGTGCACGCCCACCGTCTGAACGCTATACCAGTCACCAAATTCCCACGTCAGGTCGTCGCAGGAAACAAAGCTCCCCAGACCCGGATGGAACGGCGCGACGTGATAATCCTCGAGGTACACCTCGATAAAGCTCTTCCAGTTGTAATTGCACTCGTGCACTTCGACGTGATCGAACATGAAGCCCGAAAAGTCGAAATGTCTGGACGGCCCAAGTCGGGCGAGGTCGGCCGCGACGTCGCGCCCGCTCGCTTCGAACAGCAGCCCCTGCCAGTTCTGCAAGGGAGATTTGCCGAGGTTCAGGCAAGGTTTATCCGCGAAATGCGGCGCACCGAGCAACTGGCCGTCGAGGTCGTAGGTCCAGCGGTGCAGCGGACACACGATGTTCTCCGCCGTGCCGCGCCCGTTGAGCATGATGGCCTGACGGTGGCGGCACACGTTCGAGAGGAGCTCGATTTCGTCCTGTTTGTTACGGACGAGCAGACGCCCTTCGCCTTCGCCGGGCAAAGCAAAATAACTTCCCGCCTCGGGCACCATGAGTTCGTGCCCGATATAGCGAGGACCGCGTTTGAATAGCGTGTCGATTTCGCGCTTGAGAAGCGCTTCGTCAAAGTAAGCCGTGACTGGCAACTGACTGTGAATTGCGTTCAGTTGCAATGCATTGCTCAGATTGGACATTCCCACTCCCGTGAAGACGTGAAAGCAGTGAACAACCCAACCATCGAAAATTCGAAAAGTTCGATTTGGGGAGCCCGCGATTATACCGAAAACCCCCTCAATGGGGCACTTAAGGCCTTGATTTGGGTCAATTCATGGTGAGGAGTTCCACACGGCGACATCCTTTCTGCGCTTTGTCACAGATGGGCAGGAATGGCCTGAGATTGGCCATAGGCATGGGTGAGAGCACGCTGAAGGTCGGAAAAGCAGCTTTTGCCGTAGAATGTCCGACTTGTTTCCCGAAATCAGACACTACACCCACGATTCATGGCGAAGACCGCAACGCAGGAAGGCTCGGCCAGCGCGGAAAACGCGCCGCTCCCGGAGAATTACGAAACGGCGCTGGCCGAACTGGAGGGGCTCGTGGCGCGCATGGAAGGCGGCGCGCTGAGCCTTGAAGAATCGCTAGCGGCTTATCGGCGCGGCGCGGCGCTCGTCGGCTTTTGCCAGCAACAACTAGAGAAGGTCGAGCAGCAAGTTCGCGTGCTCGACGGCGACACACTAAAACCGCTGCCCGCCGAGGTCCAGCGCGCCACTCAGGGCGCCGGCACAACGGCAGATAACGGGGACGACTTATGACTTTCGATCAATGGATGCGCGCGAGCCTTGACCGCGTGGAAACGGCGCTGGAGCATTATTTGCCGGGAACGGACATCGCGCCCGCCAAACTGCACGAAGCCATGCGCTACGCGGTGCTCGGCGGCGGCAAGCGGGTTCGCCCGCTGTTGTGCCACGCGGCTGGTGAGCTGACTGGCGCCGGTTCGCAGCAACTGGAAGCGGCGAGCGCGGCGCTCGAGATGATTCACGTGTATTCGCTGGTTCATGACGACATGCCGGCCATGGACGACGACGCTTTGCGTCGCGGAAAACCAACGGTACACGTGCAATATGACGAAGCAACGGCATTATTAGTGGGTGACGCGTTGCAGTCGCAAGCTTTCGTTGTGCTGACAGCGGACAACGGCCTGAGCGCGGCGCAGCAGGCGTCGCTTACGCGCGAACTGGCGGCGGCGAGCGGTTCGGTCGGCATGGCAGGCGGTCAGGCAATCGATCTGGAAAGCGTGGGCCGCAAGCTGTCGCGCCCGGAACTGGAAACCATGCATCGCAAGAAAACCGGTGCATTGCTGCGCGCGGCGGTGCGAATGGGTGCACTCTGTGGCGAAGCGCCGGATGCAGCCGCCATGAGCGCGCTGGACGCCTACGCAGCCGCGGTCGGGCTTGCGTTCCAGGTGGTGGACGACATTCTCGACGTCACGGCCGACTCAGCCACGCTGGGCAAAACGGCGGGCAAGGACGCGAAGGATGACAAGCCGACCTACGTGTCGATCATCGGACTCGATGCATCGCGCGAACTGGCGGCACAACTGGGCCGCGACGCGCACGCTGCGCTCGCGCCTTTTGGCCCGCGTGCCGGTCGGCTCGGGGAATTGGCTGACCTGGTTGTAAACCGGGTGCACTGAAACATACGATAAAACGCGGGACCGGCGGTCGTGCCTGATGCAACTTACGCACCTTACGCATGCTGCGTAAGCACCACCGGACAACAACCGAACGGCTTCCGCCAGTTTTCCTAAATGGGACGACGATGTACGACTTGCTGAAAACCATCGACGATCCGGCCGCCTTGCGCGCCCTGGACCGCCACGAACTAAAACCGCTGGCCGAAGAGCTGCGTGCCTACGTGCTCGACAGCGTGTCGCAGACGGGCGGCCATTTGTCGTCGAATCTCGGAACGGTCGAACTGACGATCGCGCTCCATTACGTCTTCGATACCCCGCACGACCGCATTGTCTGGGACGTCGGTCACCAGACTTATCCGCACAAGATCCTGACCGGCCGTCGCGATCAGATGAAGACGCTGCGCCAGGCCGGCGGCATTTCCGGCTTCCCACGCCGTAGCGAATCGAAATACGACACTTTCGGCACCGCGCATTCCAGCACGTCCATTTCGGCGGCGCTCGGCATGGCGATCGCCAGCAAGCTGCAGGGCGACAACCGTTACTCCATCGCCGTGATCGGCGACGGCGCGATGACCGCCGGCATGGCGTTCGAGGCCATGAACAATGCAGGCGTGGCCGACGACGTGCCGCTGCTCGTGATCCTGAACGACAACGACATGTCGATCTCCCCGCCGGTCGGCGCGTTGAATCGTCATCTCGCGCGCTTGATGTCGGGGCGTTTCTACGCGGCGGCGCGTGCCGGTGTGGAACGTGTGCTGCGCGTGGCGCCTCCTATGCTGGACCTCGCTCGCAAGCTCGAGGAACACGCGAAGGGCATGATCGTTCCGGCTACGTTGTTCGAGGAGTTCGGTTTTAACTATATCGGCCCGATTGATGGCCACGATCTGGAATCCCTGATTCCGACGCTGCAAAACATCAAGGAATTGCGCGGCCCACAGTTCCTGCACGTCGTGACGAAGAAGGGGCAGGGTTATAAGCTCGCCGAAGCCGATCCGGTCCTCTACCACGGTCCTGGCAAGTTCAATCCGGCGGAAGGCATCAAGCCGTCGACGGCGCCATCGAAGAAGACTTACACGCAGGTATTCGGCGAATGGCTGTGCGACGCCGCCGCGCAGGATTCGCGGGTCGTCGGCATCACGCCGGCCATGCGCGAAGGATCCGGCATGGTGGAGTTCGAAAAGCGTTTCCCGGATCGCTATTTCGATGTAGGTATCGCGGAGCAACACGCCGTGACGTTCGCGGGCGGTCTCGCCGCCGACGGCATGCGCCCGGTTGTCGCCATCTATTCCACGTTCTTGCAGCGCGCCTACGACCAGTTGATCCACGACGTCGCGTTGCAGAACCTGCCGGTGGTATTCGCTATCGATCGCGCCGGTCTGGTGGGCGCAGACGGCGCGACGCACGCTGGCAATTACGATCTCGCGTTCATGCGCTGCATCCCGAACATGACCGTGATGGCGGCTTCAGACGAAGATGAATGCCGTCAGATGCTGTACA
It encodes:
- a CDS encoding dienelactone hydrolase family protein, whose amino-acid sequence is MLTPDIDSLVPHVPFNRRTFIKAAVGSGFAACVMPVSAQTIITDSDGLEAGPVGFKAADGTLVPAYRAQPKGKTHLPVIIVIHEIFGVHEHIADVCRRFAKLGYLAVAPDLYVREGDASKFTSMQQLNEQLVSKVPDDQVLSDIDSTVAWAGEHGGDLHRLGITGFCWGGRITWLYAERNPQLKAAVVWYGRVVGPKTANNPANPLDLASNLKAPVLGLFGKLDQSIPQDSLEQMKQAIASGPAVARGSQIVVYDDAPHAFFADYRPSYRKADAEDGWKRALAWFREHGVK
- a CDS encoding aromatic ring-hydroxylating dioxygenase subunit alpha: MSNLSNALQLNAIHSQLPVTAYFDEALLKREIDTLFKRGPRYIGHELMVPEAGSYFALPGEGEGRLLVRNKQDEIELLSNVCRHRQAIMLNGRGTAENIVCPLHRWTYDLDGQLLGAPHFADKPCLNLGKSPLQNWQGLLFEASGRDVAADLARLGPSRHFDFSGFMFDHVEVHECNYNWKSFIEVYLEDYHVAPFHPGLGSFVSCDDLTWEFGDWYSVQTVGVHKNLEKPGSPTYRKWHDEVLRFRDGKPPEFGAIWMVYYPGIMIEWYPHVLVVSWLIPQGPQKTTNIVEFYYPEEIALFERDFIEAERAAYMETAREDDEIAERMDAGRRALMNRGESQVGPYQSPMESGMQHFHEFLRRQLGDI
- the polA gene encoding DNA polymerase I: MPEELNLEGKTLLLVDGSSYLYRAYHAMPDLRGPDGGPTGALYGMINMLRRLRKDINAEYSACVFDAKGKTFRDDWYPDYKANRPSMPDDLSKQIEPIHVIVRALGWPLVMIEGVEADDVIGTLAVAAEKRGMKVVVSTGDKDLAQLVTDHVTLINTMSNETLDRAGVLGKFGVPPERIVDYLSLIGDTVDNVPGVEKCGPKTALKWLAQYETLDGIVAHADEIKGAVGDNLRKALPFLPLAKRLVTVQTECDLTEQIVSIEETLPARPEARDELRDLFTRHGFKTWLREVEIADAVEGPEDTPTPPAPATEMERHYDTVQTWEQFDEWLARINAAELTSFDTETTALDPMLAQLVGLSVSVEPGHAAYIPVAHRGPDAPLQLPRDEVLQKLKSWLEDPSKKKVGQHLKYDEQVLANYGIELNGVEHDTLLQSYVLESHRPHDMDNLALRHLGAKTIKYEEVAGKGASQIGFDEVALDQAAPYAAEDADITLRLHQALYPQLADEAQLLKVYRDIEMPTSRVLRKMERNGVLIDGELLRVQSGQIATRLIQLEAEAYMLAGGEFNLGSPKQIGQIFFEKLQLPVVKKTPSGAPSTDEEVLQKLAEDYPLPKILLEHRGLSKLKSTYTDKLPRMVNAKTGRVHTNYAQAVAVTGRLSSNEPNLQNIPVRTGEGRRIREAFIAPPGSKIVSADYSQIELRIMAHISGDPSLMRSFAEGEDVHRATAAEIFSVTPIEVSSDQRRIAKVINFGLIYGMSAFGLASNIGISRDAAKLYIDRYFLRYPGVANYMEETRTKAKRDGFVETVFGRRLWLPEINGGSGPRRQGAERAAINAPMQGTAADLIKLSMIAVQDWLEASKSQTKMIMQVHDELVLEVPEAELPEVRKRLPELMCGVAKLKVPLVAEVGVGNNWEEAH
- a CDS encoding exodeoxyribonuclease VII small subunit codes for the protein MAKTATQEGSASAENAPLPENYETALAELEGLVARMEGGALSLEESLAAYRRGAALVGFCQQQLEKVEQQVRVLDGDTLKPLPAEVQRATQGAGTTADNGDDL
- a CDS encoding polyprenyl synthetase family protein, with product MTFDQWMRASLDRVETALEHYLPGTDIAPAKLHEAMRYAVLGGGKRVRPLLCHAAGELTGAGSQQLEAASAALEMIHVYSLVHDDMPAMDDDALRRGKPTVHVQYDEATALLVGDALQSQAFVVLTADNGLSAAQQASLTRELAAASGSVGMAGGQAIDLESVGRKLSRPELETMHRKKTGALLRAAVRMGALCGEAPDAAAMSALDAYAAAVGLAFQVVDDILDVTADSATLGKTAGKDAKDDKPTYVSIIGLDASRELAAQLGRDAHAALAPFGPRAGRLGELADLVVNRVH
- a CDS encoding sulfurtransferase encodes the protein MPHTHHTTLISATNLAERLAAAPGSALIVDCRFDLAAPEAGQAAYAAGHIPGAHYLHLDRDLSGAKTGKNGRHPLPERAALVATLKRLGLKEGQQVITYDAQGGMYAARLWWLLRWLGHDSVALLDGGLNAWQAAGQPLDTATPAESEGTFKAGAPLAVTFDVDAVVRNLATHERVLIDARSADRYRGENETLDPVGGHIPGALNRFFKDNLSADGRFKTAHELREAFSGLLGATSPDRVVLQCGSGVTACHNALAMEIAGLHGAALYGGSWSEWCADASRPVATGPAA
- a CDS encoding NAD(P)/FAD-dependent oxidoreductase, with the translated sequence MHRFIIVGGGAGGLELATRLGDKFGSADSKRTPRAQVTLIDRNSTHIWKPLLHEVAAGSMDPFSQELPYAAQARWHGFEFQQGDLLGIDRTAKRVTLAPLLDDEAGELMPQRDLEYDTLIVAIGSTTAFFGVQGAQENSLALDTVDQAELFRKRLIAACIRAEYRAPEAEATSASGASNAGARQPRIQVAIVGGGATGVELSAELRNTAQVLHAYGLHKLDPKHDIGIVLIEAGPRILPALPERVSTATADLLDKLGVALMTGETVAEVSRGSIRTASGKTIAADLTVWAAGIRAPGVLAKLDGLATNRLGQLIVRRTLQTETDDNIFALGDCAACPWPGGEKEGRNVPPRAQAAHQQASFLLKSLERRLEDKPLPDYTYRDFGSLVSLGHFSAVGSLMGGLIGGNMLIEGLFARFMYQSLYRMHIAALHGWARMALDTVAHWLRRSTAPRVKLH
- the dxs gene encoding 1-deoxy-D-xylulose-5-phosphate synthase, which translates into the protein MYDLLKTIDDPAALRALDRHELKPLAEELRAYVLDSVSQTGGHLSSNLGTVELTIALHYVFDTPHDRIVWDVGHQTYPHKILTGRRDQMKTLRQAGGISGFPRRSESKYDTFGTAHSSTSISAALGMAIASKLQGDNRYSIAVIGDGAMTAGMAFEAMNNAGVADDVPLLVILNDNDMSISPPVGALNRHLARLMSGRFYAAARAGVERVLRVAPPMLDLARKLEEHAKGMIVPATLFEEFGFNYIGPIDGHDLESLIPTLQNIKELRGPQFLHVVTKKGQGYKLAEADPVLYHGPGKFNPAEGIKPSTAPSKKTYTQVFGEWLCDAAAQDSRVVGITPAMREGSGMVEFEKRFPDRYFDVGIAEQHAVTFAGGLAADGMRPVVAIYSTFLQRAYDQLIHDVALQNLPVVFAIDRAGLVGADGATHAGNYDLAFMRCIPNMTVMAASDEDECRQMLYTGLQQPGPSAVRYPRGAGTGVKTVKKMTAIPLGKGEIRRESTQKVGSGKRIAILAFGTMVAPSLAAAEELDATVANMRFVKPVDAELLRELAATHDALVTVEEGAIMGGAGSACVESLLASAVIKPVLQLGLPDVFIDHGDPVKLLVSCGLDGAGIANSIRERFLNNVETDAAKLTKRVA